Proteins co-encoded in one Fusarium musae strain F31 chromosome 3, whole genome shotgun sequence genomic window:
- a CDS encoding hypothetical protein (EggNog:ENOG41) codes for MPKNNDPTRIAPKLAPKHNVPSTLKVPCLLQLNGNNTFGGKGLGIPTTIATSLLALRSTDKDSYLSLVIEFPLSAAVDSTGFGRCHHIDFGSEKVIPSTTRRLTVKFPREEINITYQAATEEETTRYPTGKKYMTWVSVILGKGASVSVQGFGMPYSNPCYFTESSVQPPASTTVMDGLSLLDIIQQRQFLFLAAHHDDIIKAKWSVASLAPNFDYGYGEDQSWDMEKYMKQLHEIEGHRFRTAWNFDTDASHVTAITQSIVQDFMWIQKWCLDMTTEMGWAYFVKHPVSRRSKRWLVIVKMDGDFWKDEELSQACVSGTMKLVVHPGPDELPESWTDDLSERYSARICHDPDEVRLLNPHPLTGKDFVVRVIEPLQTQLGIKEFESREAADAAFETDKSL; via the exons atgcctAAGAATAACGATCCCACACGCATAGCTCCAAAGCTAGCTCCAAAGCACAACGTGCCTTCTACGCTGAAGGtgccatgtcttcttcagcttaACGGCAACAACACTTTTGGCGGAAAGGGACTCGGTATCCCCACGACTATAGCCACGTCTCTGCTAGCCTTACGATCTACAGACAAGGACTCGTACCTCAGCCTAGTCATCGAATTTCCGCTATCAGCTGCGGTAGATAGCACCGGCTTCGGAAGGTGTCATCACA TTGACTTTGGTTCTGAGAAGGTCATTCCTAGCACCACCAGGAGGCTCACAGTGAAGTTTCCCCGTGAAGAGATCAATATTACCTACCAGGCTGCAACTGAAGAAGAGACCACGAGATACCCTACTGGCAAAAAGTACATGACTTGGGTCAGTGTCATTCTTGGCAAAGGCGCATCAGTCTCTGTGCAAGGATTTGGTATGCCATACTCGAACCCATGTTACTTCACTGAAAGCAGTGTCCAGCCTCCTGCCTCGACAACCGTTATGGACGGCCTGAGCCTACTTGATATCATCCAACAGCGACAATTTCTGTTCCTCGCTGCTCACCATGACGACATTATCAAGGCAAAGTGGAGCGTCGCCAGCTTAGCACCCAACTTCGACTACGGCTATGGTGAAGACCAGTCTTGGGACATGGAAAAGTACATGAAGCAGCTACATGAAATCGAAGGCCACCGCTTCCGGACTGCATGGAACTTTGATACCGACGCCTCTCATGTGACTGCTATTACACAGAGCATAGTCCAAGACTTCATGTGGATTCAAAAATGGTGTCTCGACATGACTACCGAAATGGGGTGGGCGTACTTCGTCAAGCATCCAGTAAGCCGGCGGTCAAAAAGATGGCTAGTCATCGTGAAGATGGACGGGGACTTCTGGAAGGACGAAGAATTGTCTCAGGCCTGTGTCAGCGGAACTATGAAGCTGGTTGTCCATCCCGGGCCAGATGAACTCCCTGAGTCATGGACGGACGACCTTTCAGAACGCTATTCAGCACGTATCTGCCACGATCCTGATGAAGTAAGATTGCTCAACCCTCATCCGCTCACTGGGAAGGACTTCGTCGTCAGGGTTATCGAGCCGCTTCAGACCCAACTTGGCATCAAGGAGTTTGAGAGCCGTGAGGCAGCCGACGCTGCCTTTGAAACTGACAAATCGCTTTAG
- a CDS encoding hypothetical protein (EggNog:ENOG41) yields MVIIVALTQFDATSEDLTWNLVTIVVWASVEVNLVTVSIRPAILYLFTCTNPTSTIGSGSNSYGPSYGRSQTKNTIRLSTLPNNKDNDESRSTHQLADSDQGGRGSLSDFENHAMDRYRGNLSTVTGRAHDHGSEEFNTGSPFGGIMVKNETTVRISTARQ; encoded by the exons ATGGTCATCATCGTGGCCTTGACCCAGTTTGATGCCACGTCGGAGGATCTAACCTGGAACTTGGTCACCATTGTCGTCTGGGCTTCTGTTGAAGTGAATCTCGTCACTGTATCAA TCCGCCCCGCCATCCTGTACCTCTTCACATGCACCAACCCGACATCGACTATCGGCTCCGGTTCCAACAGCTACGGACCCAGCTACGGCCGCAGTCAAACCAAGAACACGATTCGATTATCTACCCTCCccaacaacaaagacaacGACGAGTCAAGATCCACTCATCAACTTGCCGATTCCGATCAAGGTGGTCGCGGGTCATTGTCTGACTTTGAGAATCATGCCATGGACCGATACCGAGGAAATCTGTCAACTGTTACTGGTCGTGCTCATGATCATGGCTCTGAGGAATTCAACACTGGTTCGCCGTTTGGCGGAATCATGGTCAAGAACGAGACTACTGTTCGTATTTCGACTGCTAGACAGTAA
- a CDS encoding hypothetical protein (EggNog:ENOG41): MFLFVMPFRVCEAITTDIFHSVGIQKHEAEECFGAIAQQISNARILHHFKLESFRDVDWIRRRLSQVVRLQAKTGKIVCPPAHIMGCIVAAVAYRKLLPENEGFFDKNKGLVKVFGELNSIQWLSVAVQMWNQVKSKWFIIELDEARQKPVAELRNWEGSPFWFVTTSMPAMNKYENVLRSVLCPGGPAVQPAGPTIPKLERSDNALPSIEPNDTTNEPIAVSDDDESEDNAMTLRDFTRQMKILGKRLATPDRTIARRARREILKKPDEVRDKEAVEDGPLKEYFDSYTHLKDVWRTFLQNGVSIPNSLRVLVDHHCTPSQVFHLTELEKEHQMEMEVDG; this comes from the exons ATGttcctcttcgtcatgcCGTTCCGG GTCTGTGAAGCTATCACCACCGATATCTTCCACTCGGTCGGCATTCAGAAACACGAGGCAGAGGAGTGCTTTGGTGCCATAGCTCAACAAATCAGCAACGCTCGAATACTTCATCATTTTAAACTTGAGTCTTTCAGAGACGTGGACTGGATACGACGTCGCTTATCCCAAGTCGTGAGATTACAGGCGAAGACTGGGAAGATTGTTTGTCCGCCAGCACACATCATGGGCTGCATAGTTGCAGCCGTTGCCTATCGCAAGCTTCTGCCTGAGAATGAAGGATTCTTTGACAAGAATAAAGGCTTGGTCAAGGTGTTTGGCGAACTCAACAGCATCCAGTGGCTGTCCGTTGCTGTGCAGATGTGGAACCAGGTTAAGTCGAAGTGGTTCATCATTGAACTGGACGAAGCCCGCCAGAAACCTGTGGCAGAACTGCGAAACTGGGAGGGAAGCCCGTTTTGGTTTGTCACCACCAGCATGCCGGCTATGAATAAATATGAGAACGTTCTTCGCAGCGTCTTATGCCCAGGTGGTCCCGCTGTTCAACCTGCTGGCCCAACGATTCCTAAGCTAGAGCGAAGTGACAACGCACTTCCATCTATTGAGCCTAACGACACCACAAACGAGCCGATTGCTGTgagcgatgacgatgagtcGGAGGACAATGCTATGACGCTTCGCGACTTTACCCGACAGATGAAGATACTCGGAAAAAGACTCGCAACTCCGGATCGAACCATCGCGAGACGTGCGCGAAGGGAAATTTTGAAGAAGCCAGATGAGGTCAGAGACAAAGAGGCCGTCGAAGACGGCCCACTAAAGGAGTATTTCGACTCCTACACCCACTTGAAAGATGTTTGGAGGACTTTCCTCCAAAACGGCGTCTCGATCCCTAACAGCCTACGTGTTCTTGTGGATCATCACTGTACTCCCAGTCAAGTATTTCATTTGACGGAGCTAGAGAAGGAACATCAGATGGAAATGGAGGTTGACGGTTAA
- a CDS encoding hypothetical protein (EggNog:ENOG41), whose amino-acid sequence MAADPAVNEMASNMGDMDTGSQHQRMALSMLPSVNFLKEDGRSGWTETLLSEVSDADQRPLRFYLSNRPLGFGIITNGPNTDNTSIFPMAVLAMDATVGTVMASAPTPTAVNKFASDLHTASRSAVSKYNIGRSQESSRRAALIICGFQLQVECDAFKCLLQFPHLGNEAAGDDEWGVKLDWKLHLSATFWLLTCLGSQSLPPLHKEDARILHEFQYLLENSYIFTRLLERVSGNISWEEYVTGETVSDTEIMKLMEMLIEVADIVCTTPSLAHTEDHLKKWKIERARGIAIDEAGGMSRGDLYSIWGNTLLPCFLAGDEEFIPLEVKSYHDRDADGNMRNRFGDDARKSALEFLVATGWPVYHVRGQ is encoded by the exons ATGGCCGCAGATCCGGCAGTGAACGAGATGGCAAGCAACATGGGAGATATGGATACCGGCAGCCAACACCAACGAATGGCTTTATCTATGCTACCGTCTGTCAACTTTCTGAAGGAAGATGGTCGAAGCGGCTGGACTGAGACTCTATTGTCCGAGGTTTCTGATGCCGACCAGCGTCCGCTTCGTTTCTATCTCAGCAACCGCCCTCTGGGGTTTGGTATCATCACAAAT GGACCAAACACCGACAACACCTCCATTTTCCCCATGGCAGTCCTTGCGATGGATGCAACCGTGGGTACCGTCATGGCAAGCGCTCCGACTCCTACCGCCGTGAACAAGTTCGCTTCTGACCTCCATACTGCCTCTCGCAGCGCCGTAAGCAAGTACAACATCGGGAGGAGCCAGGAAAGCAGTCGCCGAGCTGCTCTGATCATCTGTGGCTTTCAACTTCAGGTCGAATGCGACGCCTTCAAGTGTTTACTTCAATTCCCTCACCTCGGCAATGAAGcggctggtgatgatgaatgggGCGTCAAGTTGGATTGGAAGCTCCATCTCTCGGCCACATTTTGGCTTCTTACCTGCCTTGGCTCCCAATCCTTGCCACCCCTGCATAAAGAGGACGCCAGAATTCTCCACGAGTTCCAGTACCTACTTGAAAATTCATACATCTTCACTCGTCTTCTCGAAAGGGTTTCTGGCAATATTTCGTGGGAAGAATACGTGACCGGCGAAACTGTTTCAGACACTGAAATCATGAAGCTGATGGAGATGCTTATCGAGGTCGCCGACATTGTCTGTACGACCCCATCCTTAGCCCACACCGAGGACCATCTCAAGAAGTGGAAGATCGAGCGGGCTCGGGGGATCGCCATTGACGAAGCTGGCGGTATGAGCCGTGGCGATTTGTATTCCATCTGGGGTAACACACTCTTGCCCTGCTTTCTCGCCGGAGATGAAGAGTTCATCCCTCTAGAGGTGAAGAGCTACCATGACCGAGATGCCGACGGAAACATGCGGAACAGATTTGGGGATGATGCTCGGAAGTCGGCGTTGGAGTTTCTGGTTGCGACTGGCTGGCCTGTCTATCACGTTCGTGGTCAGTGA
- a CDS encoding hypothetical protein (EggNog:ENOG41), translating into MPAPSLDQQDTESVSSVDSFDPAPTLVKKTITREEALERAGGNIAKMGKSKFFDKLLGPTVSKWLAEPILRVLPPEMKHTVHAWCLSHDPMWFNKLSEFIDDDISEWEYTVEVPKRRKDMAFCGMGADILRFYVADLKPLQLERREIVNKVRRGIALFADFHDEKMKDMEREAYELVQQERDSMEIERSAFATAFELQNEAIAD; encoded by the exons ATGCCTGCACCATCTCTCGACCAGCAGGACACAGAGTCCGTCTCCTCCGTGGACAGCTTCGACCCAGCCCCCACTCTGGTCAAGAAGACAATCAccagagaagaagcactCGAGCGAGCTGGCGGGAATATCGCCAAGATGGGCAAGTCAAAGTTTTTCGACAAGCTTTTGGGGCCAACAGTATCCAAATGGCTCGCCGAACCAATCCTCCGCGTCCTGCCTCCCGAGATGAAGCATACCGTTCATGCCTGGTGCCTAAGTCACGATCCGATGTGGTTTAACAAACTTTCCGAGTTCATCGACGATGATATCTCTGAATGGGAGTATACCGTTGAGGTCCCAAAGCGGCGAAAGGACATGGCCTTCTGCGGAATGGGCGCGGATATCTTGCGTTTCTACGTTGCGGATCTTAAGCCCTTGC AGCTGGAACGTCGAGAGATTGTCAACAAGGTCCGTCGGGGAATCGCCCTCTTCGCTGACTTTCATgacgagaagatgaaggacatGGAACGGGAGGCGTACGAGCTTGTACAGCAGGAACGTGACTCAATGGAAATCGAGCGTAGCGCTTTCGCCACTGCATTTGAACTCCAGAACGAAGCCATCGCTGACTAG
- a CDS encoding hypothetical protein (EggNog:ENOG41): MEFDTGFTQVGLIEPPMDRTATNSLPPFQYKKLLTPTSIRLLKIDYLPKNSEDLFQPITCSLVIKDLDHEPVYDALSYTWGDPLGREPSNTNWATTPFSITCNGHRFDVTTNLHTALIAIRHYLTMFRNTPTSVSYPNMSRYIWVDQICINQKDIAEKNSQVQLMGRVYRQCVRAQIWLGGHQQDIDDLQYIQKSLEPLDWNRGFKYRSYDIWDRQACEALGIRPITREKARGMFNFFNRAWFKRSWIIQEALVKHESIALCGLYFIPFRTFPWFMTFLEDTGWFDKLFIGVQHPYPENMANPIFFRNLARVSYRLGIGNYKEYDKYWNRPFPINSITRNFRDSQATDPRDKVYSFIGISENGADQKGPQLIPDYSKTVDDVYIEATKLMMSSKGFNLDCFSQKEDQALCKINSLPSWVPDFSVAIGHNPLVRRHWAWAACGTPREKPRSDIRYLPSNCVELMGARVDAVKLCKGSVVQEKVYSLVPEVAIKACEQVHISANDVVELMALVPETSVIGPPSSDLSLIDEYEEKNHGNYFSTPSGILKVPDQVISYQSRSEVFWRTMMKDIKDDCHPAKGECGKDVFKEMEDVLYNEMSLLLYRWSPDSMAVEEWKVRTNEVMKEFTNLLILRGVLPYGTTDTQNPKHFAGARSVLLATLERGVDDRVWRNFQTYVSNLTKRGLGLLEVNTRQLSIRHEISVTAKGRGLFVTSKGRLGWGLKSTREGDEVWILDGCQVPCLLRPTGDGRYSLVGEAYVHGIMHGEALEGLDVNGLSPVIIV; encoded by the coding sequence ATGGAGTTCGACACCGGGTTCACTCAAGTAGGTCTCATTGAGCCGCCGATGGACCGTACAGCCACCAACTCTTTGCCTCCTTTCCAATATAAGAAACTCCTAACCCCTACATCTATCCGTCTACTAAAAATAGACTATCTTCCTAAGAATAGCGAAGACTTATTCCAACCCATCACTTGTTCACTCGTGATCAAAGATCTCGATCATGAACCTGTGTACGATGCATTGTCGTACACATGGGGTGATCCATTAGGTCGTGAGCCCAGCAATACAAATTGGGCAACAACGCCATTTTCTATCACTTGTAACGGCCACAGATTCGACGTCACAACAAATCTTCACACAGCTCTCATCGCCATCCGTCACTATCTCACTATGTTTCGAAACACTCCGACATCTGTATCATATCCAAACATGTCTAGGTACATATGGGTCGATCAGATTTGCATTAACCAGAAGGACATTGCCGAAAAGAACTCTCAAGTTCAACTGATGGGTCGGGTATACCGCCAATGTGTTCGTGCTCAAATCTGGCTAGGTGGTCACCAGCAAGATATCGATGATCTGCAGTATATCCAGAAATCTCTTGAACCACTAGACTGGAATCGGGGTTTCAAGTACAGATCTTATGACATCTGGGATCGCCAGGCCTGTGAAGCCCTGGGTATCCGACCCATCACTCGAGAGAAAGCTCGCGGGATGTTTAACTTTTTCAATCGAGCCTGGTTCAAGAGGTCATGGATCATACAAGAAGCTCTCGTAAAGCATGAATCGATTGCACTCTGTGGACTATACTTCATCCCTTTCCGTACCTTTCCTTGGTTCATGACTTTCCTCGAAGATACTGGTTGGTTCGATAAGCTTTTCATTGGTGTTCAACACCCATATCCAGAAAATATGGCCAACCCCATATTCTTCAGGAACCTGGCCAGGGTCAGCTACCGCCTCGGCATTGGCAATTATAAGGAGTACGATAAGTACTGGAATCGACCTTTTCCGATAAACAGCATTACCAGGAATTTCCGTGACTCGCAGGCTACAGATCCCAGAGACAAGGTCTATTCTTTCATTGGCATCTCGGAAAATGGTGCAGACCAGAAGGGACCCCAACTTATTCCAGATTACTCAAAAACCGTTGACGACGTCTACATCGAGGCCACCAAACTCATGATGTCGTCAAAGGGCTTTAATCTGGACTGCTTTTCTCAGAAGGAAGATCAGGCCCTTTGCAAGATCAATTCTTTACCATCATGGGTTCCCGACTTCAGTGTAGCAATCGGTCACAATCCACTGGTTCGCAGACATTGGGCGTGGGCAGCTTGTGGGACCCCTAGAGAAAAGCCCAGATCCGATATTCGATACTTACCGTCGAATTGCGTAGAGCTTATGGGGGCCCGGGTTGACGCAGTTAAGCTTTGCAAAGGTTCAGTGGTCCAAGAGAAGGTTTACTCGCTTGTTCCCGAGGTTGCCATCAAGGCGTGTGAGCAGGTCCATATCTCAGCAAATGATGTCGTTGAATTGATGGCATTAGTGCCTGAAACCTCAGTCATTGGACCACCATCGTCCGACTTGTCACTAATTGACGAGTatgaggagaagaatcaTGGGAATTATTTTTCAACCCCTTCTGGGATACTGAAGGTCCCAGACCAAGTGATTTCCTACCAGTCCAGGTCAGAGGTGTTCTGGAGAACCATGATGAAGGACATCAAAGATGATTGCCATCCTGCTAAAGGGGAATGTGGTAAAGATGTATTCAAAGAAATGGAGGATGTTCTGTACAACGAAATGTCGCTGTTACTATATCGATGGTCCCCGGACTCAATGGCTGTGGAGGAATGGAAGGTTCGCACTAATGAAGTCATGAAAGAGTTCACGAATCTGCTGATTCTTCGAGGCGTACTACCATACGGTACAACTGACACACAAAACCCCAAGCATTTCGCAGGAGCTAGGTCTGTCCTTTTAGCAACATTAGAAAGGGGAGTTGATGACCGAGTTTGGCGGAATTTTCAAACCTACGTTTCCAATTTAACGAAACGTGGACTCGGTCTGCTTGAAGTGAATACTCGACAGCTCAGTATTAGGCACGAAATCTCAGTGACAGCCAAGGGTCGCGGTCTCTTTGTAACATCCAAGGGGCGCTTAGGATGGGGCTTAAAGTCGACACGCGAAGGTGATGAAGTGTGGATCTTGGATGGATGCCAGGTTCCTTGCCTGCTACGACCTACCGGCGATGGGCGGTACAGCTTGGTTGGAGAGGCATATGTTCATGGGATCATGCACGGGGAAGCTTTGGAGGGTTTGGATGTCAATGGCCTAAGCCCGGTCATCATTGTGTAG